In Paraburkholderia caribensis, a single window of DNA contains:
- a CDS encoding IS481 family transposase: MPWDVKDIMNRREDFVREAATQALAFSELCRKYTITRQTGYKWLARHRAEGIKGLADRSRRPHHSPKRSAQTIEARVLEMRQAHGWGGRKIAQRLRDLGETQIPAPATITEILRRHGLIDEQASRQRQHWQRFEHEYPNSLWQMDFKGDFPTLESGRCAPLTVIDDHSRYNVVLSACSRTTTQVVQEALERAFRCYGLPSCINTDNGAPWGSPSAPGQLTELAVWLIRLGIHVSYSRPYHPQTNGKDERFHRSLKAEVLQRHAFTTHEHVQRELDRWRQVYNTERPHEALGMAVPLTRYACSLRRMPGRLPEPEYRCGDAVLRVNSSGVVRVRGEKLKLSIALKGLQVAARPSEDEDGVIDIWFAHQRVAKLDLKAAKP, encoded by the coding sequence ATGCCCTGGGATGTAAAAGACATCATGAATCGCCGCGAAGATTTCGTCCGTGAGGCCGCCACACAGGCGCTCGCGTTCAGCGAACTGTGCCGCAAATACACGATCACCCGCCAGACCGGCTACAAGTGGCTGGCCCGTCACAGGGCGGAAGGCATCAAGGGCCTGGCCGACCGCTCCCGCCGCCCGCATCACAGTCCCAAACGCTCAGCGCAGACCATCGAGGCGCGGGTGCTCGAAATGCGCCAGGCGCACGGCTGGGGCGGGCGCAAGATCGCCCAGCGCCTGCGCGATCTGGGCGAAACACAGATTCCCGCGCCCGCCACGATCACTGAGATCCTGCGCCGTCACGGGCTCATCGATGAACAGGCGTCGCGCCAGCGCCAGCACTGGCAGCGCTTCGAGCACGAGTATCCGAACTCGCTGTGGCAGATGGACTTCAAGGGTGACTTCCCGACCCTGGAGAGCGGACGCTGCGCGCCATTGACGGTCATCGATGACCACTCGCGCTACAACGTCGTGCTGAGCGCCTGCTCGCGCACCACCACGCAGGTCGTGCAGGAAGCGCTGGAGCGGGCGTTCCGCTGCTACGGGCTGCCTTCGTGCATCAACACCGACAACGGCGCGCCATGGGGCTCGCCCAGCGCGCCGGGCCAGCTCACCGAGCTCGCGGTCTGGCTGATCCGGCTGGGCATCCATGTGAGCTATAGCCGGCCGTATCACCCGCAGACCAACGGCAAGGATGAACGGTTTCACCGCTCGCTGAAGGCCGAAGTGTTGCAGCGGCATGCGTTCACCACGCACGAGCACGTGCAGCGGGAACTGGATCGCTGGCGGCAGGTGTACAACACCGAGCGTCCGCACGAGGCACTGGGAATGGCGGTGCCGCTCACCCGCTACGCGTGCAGCCTGCGCAGGATGCCTGGGCGGCTGCCAGAGCCCGAATACCGCTGCGGCGACGCGGTTTTACGGGTCAACTCAAGCGGCGTGGTGCGCGTGCGCGGCGAGAAACTGAAGCTCTCGATCGCACTCAAGGGGCTGCAGGTGGCCGCCCGCCCGAGCGAGGACGAAGACGGTGTGATTGACATCTGGTTCGCCCATCAGCGGGTCGCAAAACTTGACCTGAAGGCAGCAAAACCCTGA
- the purD gene encoding phosphoribosylamine--glycine ligase, which translates to MKLLVVGSGGREHALAWKLAQSPRVQLVYVAPGNGGTAQDDRLLNIGITDPNALADFVEKEQIAFTLVGPEQPLAAGIVNIFRARGLKIFGPTKEAAQLESSKDFAKAFMKRHAIPTAEYETFSDVAAAHAYIDAKGAPIVIKADGLAAGKGVVVAQTLEEAHHAVDMMLSDNKLGDAGARVVIEEFLAGEEASFIVMVDGMNVLPLASSQDHKRLLDGDQGPNTGGMGAYSPAPIVTPQLHARVMREIILPTVRGMEKEGIRFTGFLYAGLMIDAQGNPKTLEFNCRMGDPETQPIMARLKGDFSKVVEQAIAGTLDTVELEWDRRTALGVVLAAHNYPDAPRKGDFISGIPVETADAVTFHAGTALVDGKLTTTGGRVLCVVGLADSVRSAQSVAYEAINHISFDGMQYRRDIGYRAANRKHGQS; encoded by the coding sequence ATGAAGTTACTCGTCGTCGGTTCCGGCGGTCGCGAGCATGCGCTCGCATGGAAGCTCGCGCAGTCGCCACGCGTGCAGCTCGTCTATGTCGCGCCTGGCAACGGCGGCACCGCGCAGGACGACCGTCTGCTCAATATCGGCATCACCGATCCGAACGCGCTCGCCGACTTCGTCGAGAAAGAGCAGATCGCGTTCACGCTGGTCGGGCCGGAGCAGCCGCTCGCGGCGGGCATCGTCAACATCTTCCGCGCGCGTGGCCTGAAAATTTTCGGCCCGACGAAGGAAGCGGCGCAGCTCGAAAGCTCCAAGGACTTCGCGAAGGCGTTCATGAAGCGCCACGCTATCCCGACAGCGGAATACGAAACCTTTTCGGACGTGGCTGCCGCGCACGCCTACATCGACGCCAAGGGTGCACCCATCGTCATCAAGGCCGACGGCCTTGCGGCCGGCAAGGGCGTGGTCGTCGCGCAAACGCTCGAAGAAGCGCATCACGCCGTCGACATGATGTTATCGGACAACAAGCTCGGCGATGCCGGCGCGCGTGTCGTGATCGAAGAGTTCCTGGCGGGCGAGGAAGCGAGCTTCATCGTGATGGTGGACGGCATGAACGTGCTGCCGCTGGCGTCGAGCCAGGACCACAAGCGGCTGCTGGACGGCGATCAGGGCCCGAACACGGGCGGCATGGGCGCCTACTCGCCCGCGCCCATCGTCACGCCGCAACTGCACGCACGCGTGATGCGCGAAATCATCCTGCCGACCGTGCGCGGCATGGAGAAAGAAGGCATCCGCTTCACCGGCTTCCTGTACGCCGGCCTGATGATCGACGCGCAAGGCAACCCGAAAACGCTCGAATTCAACTGCCGGATGGGCGACCCGGAAACGCAGCCGATCATGGCGCGCCTGAAGGGCGACTTCTCGAAGGTCGTCGAGCAGGCAATCGCGGGCACGCTGGACACGGTGGAACTGGAATGGGACCGTCGCACGGCGCTCGGCGTCGTGCTCGCCGCGCACAATTATCCGGACGCGCCGCGCAAGGGCGACTTCATCAGCGGCATTCCCGTCGAAACGGCAGACGCGGTGACGTTCCATGCGGGCACGGCGCTGGTGGACGGCAAGCTGACGACGACGGGCGGACGCGTGCTGTGCGTGGTCGGGCTGGCTGACTCGGTGCGCAGCGCGCAGTCGGTTGCGTATGAGGCGATCAACCATATTTCGTTCGACGGCATGCAGTATCGCCGCGACATCGGTTATCGGGCGGCCAACCGCAAGCACGGCCAGAGCTGA
- a CDS encoding methylglyoxal synthase, whose amino-acid sequence MTTRVALIAHDHKKDDIVRLAGEYVDTLSRCELIATGTTGSRISDAHGLKVERMLSGPHGGDLQIGAQLAEGKVDMVIFLRDPMTPQPHEPDINALVRACDVHNVPCATNISTARMILDVLTLRLTHQV is encoded by the coding sequence ATGACAACACGCGTCGCGCTGATCGCGCACGACCACAAGAAGGATGACATCGTCAGGCTGGCGGGCGAATACGTCGACACGCTGTCGCGCTGCGAGTTGATCGCGACGGGCACGACGGGCTCGCGCATTAGCGACGCGCATGGCCTGAAAGTCGAGCGGATGCTGTCCGGCCCGCACGGCGGCGACCTGCAGATCGGCGCGCAACTGGCCGAAGGCAAAGTCGACATGGTGATTTTCCTGCGCGACCCGATGACGCCTCAGCCGCACGAGCCGGACATCAACGCGCTAGTGCGGGCGTGCGATGTCCACAACGTGCCGTGCGCGACCAACATCTCGACAGCGCGGATGATCCTCGACGTGCTGACACTGCGTCTGACGCATCAGGTCTGA
- the kdpB gene encoding potassium-transporting ATPase subunit KdpB, whose protein sequence is MTDHSATRSMFDPALLRPAIVDSFKKLKPHTQFRNPVMFCVYVGSILTTILWVAALLGQAEAPAGFILAVSLWLWFTVLFANFAEALAEGRSKAQAASLRSAKKDVMAKKLNEPHPKSPIRIMTASDLRRGDVVLVETGDVIPADGEVIEGVASVDESAITGESAPVIRESGGDFSSVTGGTRVLSDWIVVKVTANPGEAFLDRMIAMVEGAKRQKTPNEIALTILLVALTIVLLLATATLLPFSMFSVEAAKAGHVVTITALVALLVCLIPTTIGGLLSAIGVAGMSRMMQANVIATSGRAVEAAGDVDVLLLDKTGTITLGNRQASAFIPVAGIAEETLADAAQLSSLSDETPEGRSIVVLAKQRFNIRQRDMAALHPVFIAFSAQTRMSGVDLPDREIRKGAADAVKHYVEAHGGHFPSEMTAAVSEVARRGSTPLVVAEKGAGIARVLGVIELKDVVKGGIKERFAELRKMGIKTVMVTGDNRLTAAAIAAEAGVDDFLAEATPETKLATIRAHQAEGRLVAMTGDGTNDAPALAQADVAVAMNTGTQAAKEAGNMVDLDSNPTKLIEIVEIGKQMLMTRGSLTTFSIANDVAKYFAIIPAAFATTYPQLRVLDVMHLSSPSSAIMSAVIFNALIIVALIPLALKGVTYRPLGAASLLRRNLLVYGLGGILLPFPFIKLIDMVLAACGWV, encoded by the coding sequence ATGACTGACCATTCCGCTACCCGGTCCATGTTCGATCCGGCGCTCTTGCGCCCGGCGATCGTGGACTCGTTCAAGAAACTCAAGCCGCACACGCAGTTCCGCAACCCGGTGATGTTCTGCGTGTACGTCGGCAGCATCCTGACGACGATCCTCTGGGTCGCCGCGCTGCTGGGCCAGGCCGAGGCGCCCGCGGGCTTCATTCTCGCGGTGTCGCTGTGGCTGTGGTTCACGGTGCTGTTCGCGAACTTCGCTGAAGCGCTCGCGGAAGGGCGCTCGAAAGCGCAGGCGGCATCGCTGCGCAGCGCGAAGAAAGACGTGATGGCGAAGAAGCTCAACGAGCCGCATCCGAAGTCGCCGATCCGCATCATGACGGCTTCCGACCTGCGCCGCGGCGACGTCGTGCTGGTCGAAACGGGCGACGTGATTCCCGCTGACGGCGAAGTCATCGAAGGCGTGGCGTCCGTCGACGAGTCGGCCATCACGGGCGAATCCGCGCCTGTGATCCGCGAGTCGGGCGGAGATTTTTCGTCGGTGACGGGTGGCACGCGCGTGCTGTCGGACTGGATCGTCGTGAAAGTGACGGCTAATCCAGGCGAGGCGTTCCTCGACCGCATGATCGCGATGGTCGAAGGCGCGAAGCGTCAGAAGACGCCGAACGAAATCGCGCTGACCATTCTGCTCGTCGCACTGACCATCGTGCTGCTGCTCGCCACCGCGACGCTGCTGCCGTTCTCGATGTTCTCCGTCGAAGCCGCGAAGGCGGGGCACGTGGTGACGATCACCGCGCTCGTCGCGCTGCTCGTGTGCCTGATTCCGACGACGATCGGCGGGCTGTTGTCGGCGATCGGCGTGGCGGGCATGAGCCGCATGATGCAGGCGAACGTCATCGCGACATCGGGCCGCGCCGTCGAAGCCGCTGGCGACGTCGACGTGCTGTTGCTCGACAAGACGGGCACGATCACGCTTGGCAACCGCCAGGCATCGGCGTTCATTCCCGTAGCGGGCATTGCGGAAGAAACGCTCGCGGATGCTGCGCAACTGTCGTCGCTGTCGGACGAAACGCCCGAAGGCCGCAGCATCGTGGTGCTGGCGAAGCAGCGCTTCAACATCCGCCAGCGCGACATGGCGGCGCTGCATCCCGTGTTCATCGCGTTCAGTGCGCAGACGCGCATGAGCGGCGTCGATCTGCCGGACCGCGAAATCCGCAAGGGCGCCGCCGATGCGGTGAAGCACTACGTCGAAGCGCATGGTGGCCACTTCCCCTCCGAAATGACAGCGGCCGTTTCGGAAGTCGCGCGGCGCGGCAGCACGCCGCTGGTGGTGGCGGAGAAAGGCGCGGGCATTGCGCGTGTGCTCGGCGTGATCGAACTGAAGGACGTGGTGAAGGGCGGCATCAAGGAGCGCTTTGCCGAACTGCGCAAGATGGGCATCAAGACCGTGATGGTGACGGGCGACAACCGTCTGACGGCGGCGGCCATCGCAGCGGAAGCGGGCGTCGACGACTTCCTCGCCGAAGCCACGCCGGAAACGAAGCTCGCGACGATCCGCGCGCACCAGGCGGAAGGGCGGCTGGTCGCGATGACGGGCGACGGCACCAACGATGCGCCGGCGCTCGCGCAGGCCGACGTTGCCGTCGCGATGAACACGGGCACGCAGGCCGCGAAGGAAGCGGGCAACATGGTCGATCTCGATTCGAATCCGACCAAGCTGATCGAGATCGTCGAGATCGGCAAGCAGATGCTGATGACGCGCGGATCGTTGACGACGTTCTCGATTGCGAATGACGTCGCCAAGTATTTCGCGATCATTCCGGCTGCGTTCGCGACCACGTATCCGCAGCTGCGCGTGCTGGATGTGATGCATCTGAGCTCGCCGTCGTCGGCGATTATGTCGGCGGTGATATTCAATGCGCTGATCATCGTGGCGTTGATCCCGCTTGCGCTGAAGGGTGTGACGTATCGTCCGCTCGGCGCCGCGTCGCTGTTGCGCCGTAATTTGCTGGTCTATGGGCTGGGTGGGATTTTGCTGCCGTTCCCGTTCATCAAGCTGATCGACATGGTGCTGGCCGCGTGCGGTTGGGTTTGA
- a CDS encoding SDR family oxidoreductase: MDLGIAGKTALVCAASKGLGRGCAEALAAEGVNVTIVARTADTLEATAAAIRSKTGVDVKAVACDITTPEGRAAALAACPQPDILVNNAGGPPPGDFRNFTHEDWIRALEANMLTPIELIRATIDGMISRGFGRVVNITSSSVKAPIDVLGLSNGARSGLTGFVAGVARKVAPDGVTINNLLPGLFDTDRIAVTFEAAAKSQNISVDEARKQRMATIPARRFGTPDEFGRACAFLCSVHAGYITGQNWLIDGGAYPGTF; the protein is encoded by the coding sequence ATGGATCTGGGCATCGCAGGAAAGACCGCGCTGGTGTGCGCGGCAAGCAAGGGACTGGGGCGCGGCTGCGCCGAGGCGCTGGCGGCCGAAGGCGTGAACGTGACGATCGTCGCCCGCACGGCCGACACGCTCGAAGCCACGGCGGCCGCGATCCGCTCGAAGACGGGCGTCGACGTGAAAGCGGTGGCCTGCGACATCACCACCCCCGAAGGCCGCGCCGCGGCGCTCGCCGCGTGTCCGCAGCCGGACATCCTCGTCAACAACGCGGGCGGCCCGCCGCCCGGCGATTTCCGCAACTTCACGCACGAAGACTGGATTCGCGCGCTCGAAGCGAACATGCTCACGCCGATCGAACTGATCCGCGCAACCATCGACGGCATGATCTCGCGCGGCTTCGGACGGGTGGTGAACATCACCAGTTCGTCGGTGAAGGCGCCTATCGATGTGCTCGGTCTGTCGAACGGCGCGCGCTCGGGCCTGACAGGCTTCGTCGCGGGCGTCGCGCGCAAGGTCGCACCCGACGGCGTGACCATCAACAACCTGCTGCCGGGCCTGTTCGACACCGACCGCATCGCCGTGACGTTCGAGGCAGCGGCGAAATCGCAGAACATCTCCGTCGACGAAGCGCGCAAGCAGCGCATGGCGACGATTCCCGCGCGCCGCTTCGGCACGCCCGACGAGTTCGGCCGCGCCTGCGCGTTCCTGTGCAGCGTGCACGCGGGCTATATCACCGGGCAGAACTGGCTGATCGACGGCGGCGCGTACCCCGGCACGTTTTGA
- a CDS encoding YebC/PmpR family DNA-binding transcriptional regulator, which translates to MAGHSKWANIKHKKAAADAKKGKVWTRLIKEIQVAARMGGGDIDSNPRLRLAVDKAYDANMPKDNINRAIQRGVGGVDGANYEEIRYEGYGIGGAAIIVDTMTDNRTRTVAEVRHAFSKFGGNMGTDGSVSFMFDHVGQFLFAPGTPEDKLMEAALEAGADDVVTNEDGSIEVVCPPNDFPKVKSALEAAGFKAEVAEVTMKPQTEVEFTGDDAVKMQKLLDALENLDDVQEVYTNAAIADE; encoded by the coding sequence ATGGCGGGTCATTCGAAATGGGCCAACATCAAGCATAAGAAAGCAGCGGCCGATGCCAAGAAAGGCAAGGTCTGGACGCGGCTCATCAAGGAAATCCAGGTCGCGGCCCGCATGGGCGGCGGCGATATCGACTCGAACCCGCGCCTGCGGCTCGCCGTCGACAAGGCGTACGACGCCAACATGCCGAAGGACAACATCAACCGCGCGATCCAGCGCGGCGTTGGCGGCGTAGATGGCGCGAACTACGAGGAAATCCGCTACGAAGGCTACGGCATCGGCGGCGCGGCCATCATCGTCGACACGATGACCGACAACCGCACCCGCACCGTCGCGGAAGTGCGCCACGCGTTCTCGAAGTTCGGCGGCAACATGGGCACGGACGGCTCGGTGTCGTTCATGTTCGATCACGTCGGCCAGTTCCTGTTCGCGCCCGGCACGCCGGAAGACAAGCTGATGGAAGCCGCCCTCGAAGCGGGCGCCGACGACGTCGTCACGAACGAAGACGGCAGCATCGAAGTAGTCTGCCCGCCGAACGACTTCCCGAAGGTCAAGTCCGCGCTCGAAGCCGCTGGCTTCAAGGCGGAAGTCGCGGAAGTGACGATGAAGCCGCAAACGGAAGTCGAATTCACGGGCGACGACGCCGTCAAGATGCAAAAGCTGCTCGACGCGCTGGAAAATCTGGACGACGTGCAAGAGGTCTACACGAACGCGGCCATCGCCGACGAGTGA
- the kdpF gene encoding K(+)-transporting ATPase subunit F: MNWILWLSGAATALLFAYLVYALLRAEDIE; the protein is encoded by the coding sequence ATGAACTGGATCCTCTGGCTGTCGGGCGCGGCGACCGCGCTGCTGTTCGCCTATCTCGTCTATGCGCTGCTGCGCGCGGAGGACATTGAATGA
- a CDS encoding quinone oxidoreductase family protein yields the protein MTKAIRFDKTGGPEVMKWVDVEVGEPGNGEIRIKQHAVGLNYIDVYFRTGLYPLPLPGGLGMEAAGEVIAVGAGVTELKAGDRVAYVARPPGAYAQERVLPAAQVVKLPDAIGYEQAASVMLQGLTAQYLLRRTYPVKPGDTILIQAAAGGVGLLVCQWAKALGATVIGTVGSDEKAEIAKAHGCDHPIVYTRENFTKRVREITNGAGVPVVYDSIGKDTFTASLDCLAPLGMFVSFGNASGPLPPIDSSEFAGRGSLFFTRPTLFTYMGKRSDYDAMSAELFDVIVSGKVKTSINQRYALADVGKAHADLEARRTTGSTVLLP from the coding sequence ATGACGAAGGCAATTCGATTCGACAAGACAGGCGGCCCGGAAGTGATGAAGTGGGTCGACGTCGAAGTGGGCGAGCCGGGTAACGGCGAAATCCGCATCAAACAGCATGCCGTCGGCCTGAACTATATCGACGTGTATTTCCGTACCGGGCTGTATCCGCTGCCGTTGCCGGGCGGCCTCGGGATGGAGGCGGCGGGCGAGGTGATCGCGGTCGGCGCGGGCGTGACGGAGCTGAAGGCGGGCGACCGCGTCGCATACGTCGCGCGGCCGCCGGGCGCGTACGCGCAAGAGCGCGTGCTGCCCGCGGCGCAGGTGGTGAAACTGCCCGATGCGATCGGCTACGAACAAGCCGCTTCAGTAATGCTGCAAGGGCTGACCGCGCAATATCTGCTGCGCCGCACGTATCCCGTGAAGCCGGGCGACACGATCCTGATCCAGGCGGCCGCGGGCGGCGTGGGGCTGCTCGTGTGCCAGTGGGCGAAGGCGCTGGGCGCGACGGTGATCGGCACGGTCGGTTCGGACGAGAAGGCGGAGATCGCGAAGGCGCATGGCTGCGACCATCCCATCGTGTACACACGCGAGAACTTCACGAAACGCGTGCGCGAGATCACGAACGGGGCAGGCGTGCCCGTCGTGTATGACTCGATCGGCAAGGATACGTTTACGGCGTCGCTCGATTGCCTGGCGCCGCTCGGCATGTTCGTGAGCTTCGGCAATGCGTCGGGCCCGCTGCCGCCCATCGATTCGTCGGAATTCGCCGGGCGCGGCTCGCTGTTTTTCACGCGTCCGACGCTGTTCACGTATATGGGCAAGCGCAGCGATTACGACGCGATGTCGGCTGAACTGTTCGACGTGATCGTGTCCGGCAAGGTGAAGACGAGCATCAATCAGCGCTATGCACTCGCCGACGTCGGCAAGGCGCATGCGGATCTGGAGGCGCGCAGGACGACGGGATCGACGGTTTTGCTGCCGTAA
- the upp gene encoding uracil phosphoribosyltransferase, with the protein MTQDSRFPNLFILDHPLIQHKLSHMRDRDTSTRTFRELLREITLLMGYEITRNLPMTTRRVSTPLVDIDAPVIAGKKLAIVPVLRAGVGMSDGLLELIPSARVGHIGVYRDDDHRPVEYLVRLPDLEDRIFILCDPMVATGYSAVHAIDVLKRRGVAGENISFLALVAAPEGVQVFQDAHPDVKLYVASLDAHLNEHAYIIPGLGDAGDRLFGTKN; encoded by the coding sequence ATGACCCAGGACAGCCGTTTTCCCAATCTTTTCATCCTCGATCACCCGCTGATCCAGCACAAGCTGTCGCACATGCGCGACCGCGACACGTCCACGCGGACGTTCCGCGAACTGCTGCGCGAGATCACGCTGCTGATGGGCTATGAAATCACCCGCAACCTGCCGATGACGACGCGTCGCGTGAGCACGCCGCTCGTCGATATCGACGCGCCTGTGATTGCTGGCAAGAAGCTTGCAATCGTGCCCGTGCTGCGCGCGGGCGTGGGCATGTCGGACGGGCTGCTGGAGCTGATTCCGTCGGCGCGTGTCGGGCATATTGGTGTGTATCGCGATGACGATCATCGCCCTGTCGAGTACCTGGTGCGGTTGCCGGATCTCGAAGATCGCATTTTTATTCTTTGCGATCCGATGGTTGCGACGGGGTATTCGGCCGTGCATGCGATCGATGTGCTGAAGCGGCGCGGTGTCGCGGGGGAGAATATTTCCTTCCTCGCGCTCGTGGCCGCGCCTGAAGGCGTGCAGGTGTTTCAGGATGCGCATCCGGATGTGAAGCTGTATGTTGCTTCGCTCGATGCACATCTGAATGAGCATGCTTACATTATTCCTGGGCTTGGGGATGCTGGGGATCGGTTGTTCGGGACGAAGAACTGA
- the kdpA gene encoding potassium-transporting ATPase subunit KdpA, which produces MNLNNVLQPAFFIVVLLAAAVPVSRYLSRVMDGTSRVVKLGGPVERLLYRLAGVDPEQEMGWKHYAIATLAFNLLGVVFLYVLLRVQGLLPGNPQQFSAMTVDGAFNTAISFVTNTNWQDYSGEQTLSYLTQMLGLTVQNFLSAATGIVVVIALVRGFARHTAKTIGNFWVDMTRVTLYVLLPMSAIVAALLMSQGVIQNFKSYEDVPTLQTTTYSAPKTDAQGNPVKDAKGNPVMVDTPVKTQTIAMGPVATQEAIKMLGTNGGGFFNGNSAHPYENPTPFSNFVQMFSILIIPAALALVFGRMIGDGRQGVAVLAVMTIAFAVCIAGEIGAEQAGNPLFASLHVDQSASALQPGGNMEGKETRFGIAQSGIFTVATTAASCGAVANTHDSLTPLGGLVPMLLMQLGEVILGGVGSGLYGMLVFAMLAVFVAGLMIGRTPEYVGKKIEAYEMKMVSIVVLLTPLLVLVATSIAVLTDAGKAGILNPGAHGFSEILYAFSSAANNNGSAFAGLTVSTPFYNWLTAVAMWFGRFGTIVPVLAIAGSLAAKKRIAVTGGTLPTHGPLFVVLLLGTVLLVGALTYVPALALGPGVEHLMMIAGH; this is translated from the coding sequence ATGAACCTCAATAATGTCTTGCAGCCGGCCTTCTTCATCGTCGTGCTGCTCGCGGCTGCCGTGCCCGTTTCGCGCTATCTGTCGCGCGTGATGGACGGCACGTCGCGCGTCGTCAAACTGGGCGGGCCCGTCGAGCGTCTGCTGTACCGTCTCGCAGGCGTCGACCCCGAGCAGGAAATGGGCTGGAAGCACTACGCGATCGCCACGCTCGCGTTCAACCTGCTCGGCGTCGTGTTTCTGTACGTGCTGCTGCGCGTGCAAGGCCTGTTGCCCGGCAATCCGCAGCAGTTCAGCGCGATGACGGTCGACGGCGCGTTCAACACGGCCATCAGCTTCGTCACCAACACGAACTGGCAGGATTATTCGGGCGAGCAGACGTTGAGCTATCTGACGCAGATGCTCGGCCTGACGGTGCAGAACTTCCTGTCGGCGGCGACAGGCATCGTCGTCGTGATCGCACTGGTGCGCGGCTTTGCGCGCCACACTGCGAAGACCATCGGCAATTTCTGGGTCGATATGACGCGCGTGACGCTCTACGTGCTGCTGCCGATGTCGGCGATCGTCGCAGCGCTGCTGATGAGCCAGGGCGTGATCCAGAACTTCAAGTCGTACGAGGACGTGCCCACGCTGCAGACCACCACGTATTCCGCGCCGAAGACGGATGCCCAGGGCAACCCCGTGAAGGACGCGAAGGGCAACCCTGTGATGGTCGATACGCCTGTCAAGACGCAGACCATCGCGATGGGCCCCGTCGCCACGCAGGAAGCGATCAAGATGCTCGGCACGAACGGCGGCGGCTTCTTCAACGGCAACTCCGCGCATCCGTACGAGAACCCGACGCCGTTCTCGAACTTCGTGCAGATGTTCTCGATCCTGATCATCCCCGCCGCGCTGGCCCTCGTGTTCGGCCGCATGATCGGCGACGGGCGGCAAGGCGTGGCCGTGCTCGCAGTGATGACGATCGCCTTCGCCGTGTGCATCGCGGGCGAGATCGGCGCGGAGCAAGCCGGCAATCCGCTCTTCGCGTCGCTGCATGTCGATCAGTCGGCGAGCGCGCTGCAGCCGGGCGGCAACATGGAAGGCAAGGAAACACGCTTCGGCATCGCGCAGTCCGGCATCTTCACGGTCGCGACGACGGCCGCATCGTGCGGCGCCGTGGCCAACACGCACGACTCGCTGACGCCGCTCGGCGGTCTCGTGCCGATGCTGCTGATGCAACTCGGCGAAGTGATCCTCGGCGGCGTGGGTTCGGGTCTGTACGGGATGCTGGTGTTCGCGATGCTCGCGGTGTTCGTCGCGGGGCTGATGATCGGCCGCACGCCTGAATACGTCGGCAAGAAGATCGAAGCGTACGAGATGAAGATGGTGTCGATCGTCGTGCTGCTCACACCGCTGCTCGTGCTGGTCGCGACGTCGATTGCCGTGCTCACCGACGCGGGCAAGGCGGGCATCCTGAATCCGGGCGCGCATGGCTTCTCCGAAATCCTGTACGCGTTCAGCTCGGCCGCGAACAACAACGGCAGCGCGTTCGCGGGTCTGACGGTGAGCACGCCGTTCTACAACTGGCTGACTGCCGTGGCGATGTGGTTCGGCCGTTTCGGCACGATCGTCCCGGTGCTCGCGATTGCCGGCTCGCTGGCGGCGAAGAAGCGCATCGCGGTGACGGGCGGCACGCTGCCGACGCACGGACCGCTGTTCGTCGTGCTGCTGCTCGGCACGGTGCTGCTGGTCGGCGCGCTCACGTATGTGCCCGCGCTCGCGCTCGGCCCCGGCGTCGAACATCTGATGATGATCGCGGGCCATTGA